A genomic window from Sphingobacterium sp. BN32 includes:
- the hemF gene encoding oxygen-dependent coproporphyrinogen oxidase, which yields MITKEQIAEKYKEIQHEITQALEELDGVSVFVEENWERDGGGGGRTRVIQHGDILEKGGVNFSAVHGELPAPIKKAFGVEEDQFFATGVSIVIHPNNPWVPIIHMNIRYFELNDQIRWFGGGIDLTPHYVVEEDAQYFHEQLKSVCDKYSPIFYPEFKTWADNYFYIKHREETRGVGGIFYDKLTSEKAGISEEEIFAFSCDLGRLFPKVYSEIVNRHRHQEYTEREKNWQLLRRGRYVEFNLVYDAGTKFGLETNGRIESILMSLPEQANWFYNFKTEAGSLEEKTLSLLKKDISWVK from the coding sequence ATGATCACAAAAGAGCAGATTGCTGAAAAATATAAAGAGATACAGCACGAAATTACGCAGGCTCTAGAAGAGTTAGACGGTGTTTCGGTTTTTGTTGAAGAGAATTGGGAACGCGATGGCGGCGGCGGCGGACGCACGCGCGTAATCCAACATGGTGATATTTTGGAAAAAGGTGGTGTCAATTTCTCGGCAGTGCATGGCGAGTTGCCAGCACCCATTAAGAAAGCTTTTGGCGTAGAAGAAGATCAATTCTTCGCAACGGGAGTCTCTATTGTTATCCATCCAAACAATCCCTGGGTGCCTATCATCCATATGAATATTCGCTATTTTGAGCTTAACGATCAAATTCGTTGGTTCGGCGGTGGTATCGATTTGACACCTCACTATGTTGTCGAAGAAGATGCGCAATATTTTCACGAACAATTAAAATCCGTCTGCGATAAATATAGTCCTATTTTTTATCCGGAGTTTAAAACCTGGGCCGACAATTATTTCTATATCAAACATCGCGAAGAGACAAGGGGAGTGGGCGGTATCTTTTATGATAAGCTAACTTCGGAAAAAGCAGGGATTTCCGAGGAGGAAATATTCGCTTTTTCATGTGATTTGGGACGCTTATTTCCGAAGGTTTATTCAGAAATCGTCAACAGACATCGCCATCAGGAATATACCGAGCGCGAAAAGAATTGGCAGTTGTTGCGTCGCGGCCGTTATGTAGAATTCAACCTCGTATACGATGCAGGTACGAAGTTTGGTTTAGAGACCAACGGACGTATAGAATCCATCTTGATGAGTTTGCCGGAGCAAGCCAACTGGTTTTATAATTTCAAGACCGAGGCGGGTTCTTTGGAGGAAAAGACGCTTTCTTTATTGAAGAAAGACATTTCCTGGGTAAAATAA
- a CDS encoding pitrilysin family protein, with protein MVSFERFILKNGLRVLVHEDPHSPMACVNILYDVGARDEQPDKTGFAHLFEHLMFSGSVHIPSFDQALQRVGGENNAFTSNDITNYYITLPASNLETAFWLESDRMLSLAFNEQGLEVQRSVVIEEFKQRYLNQPYGDVWLKLRPMAYKEHPYRWATIGKEIKHIEEATLADVKSFFSKYYLPSNAIMVVTGDVKAEEVKVLAEKWFGDIPGGKKPVRSLPAEPLQIAARKEEVYAEVPVDSLYMAFHTVDRLHPDYQTADLITDILSRGSSSRLYRSLVKEKHLFSEINCYILGSIDSNLLMLEGKPSEGISLEEAELAIWKELNNLKNELVTDYELNKVKNKIESTLVFAELSILDKAMNLAFYELLGDADNYNKEIAKYIAVDAPAIQRVANEIFRPENSSVLFYHAQKSA; from the coding sequence ATGGTATCTTTTGAAAGATTCATTTTAAAAAATGGGTTGCGTGTACTTGTACATGAAGACCCACATAGTCCAATGGCGTGCGTCAATATTTTATATGACGTGGGCGCAAGAGACGAGCAGCCCGATAAAACGGGCTTTGCACATTTATTTGAGCATTTGATGTTTAGTGGATCGGTACATATTCCAAGTTTTGATCAGGCTTTGCAACGTGTGGGAGGCGAGAACAATGCTTTTACGTCCAACGATATCACGAACTATTATATCACGTTGCCAGCTTCTAATCTGGAAACTGCTTTCTGGTTGGAAAGCGATCGTATGCTGAGCCTGGCCTTCAATGAGCAAGGTTTGGAAGTACAGCGATCGGTGGTCATTGAAGAGTTTAAGCAGCGTTATTTAAACCAACCTTACGGCGATGTTTGGTTAAAGCTTCGTCCGATGGCTTATAAAGAGCACCCTTATCGTTGGGCGACTATCGGGAAGGAAATCAAACATATTGAGGAAGCTACACTGGCCGATGTAAAGAGTTTCTTTAGCAAGTATTACTTGCCTAGCAATGCCATTATGGTAGTTACCGGAGATGTGAAGGCTGAGGAGGTCAAAGTACTTGCAGAGAAGTGGTTTGGCGATATACCGGGAGGTAAGAAGCCTGTACGCAGCTTGCCTGCCGAGCCGCTACAGATTGCTGCGCGTAAGGAAGAGGTCTATGCCGAAGTGCCGGTGGACAGCCTCTATATGGCATTCCACACGGTGGACAGATTGCATCCGGATTACCAAACCGCTGATTTGATTACTGATATTTTGTCGAGAGGAAGTTCTTCGCGCTTATATCGGAGTTTAGTGAAAGAAAAGCATTTGTTCTCCGAAATCAATTGCTATATACTGGGCAGCATCGATTCTAATCTACTCATGTTAGAAGGAAAGCCATCGGAGGGCATAAGTCTGGAAGAGGCCGAATTGGCTATTTGGAAGGAATTAAATAACCTTAAAAATGAGTTGGTTACGGATTATGAGCTAAACAAAGTGAAGAACAAGATTGAATCCACTTTGGTATTTGCCGAGTTATCCATTTTAGATAAAGCCATGAACTTGGCGTTCTACGAGCTATTGGGAGATGCCGATAATTATAATAAAGAGATAGCCAAGTATATCGCGGTGGATGCGCCAGCTATACAGCGCGTCGCGAACGAGATATTTAGGCCAGAGAATTCATCTGTTTTGTTTTACCATGCACAAAAGTCGGCATAA
- a CDS encoding YfiT family bacillithiol transferase produces MSLEIEKLRYPIGKFIRPTDIDQQTLTLWIESIRKFPERLRNEIATLSKKDFNRSYRPNGWTITQLINHCADSHINSFVRFKLALTEDTPTIKTYQEDLWAALADSKDFPIESSLKIMDGIHERWAHLLASLTDEDLNRSFRHPETGELIDLRTNIGVYAWHCNHHLAHIINAKSGKY; encoded by the coding sequence ATGAGTTTAGAAATTGAAAAACTCCGCTACCCAATCGGTAAATTTATTCGGCCGACAGATATTGATCAACAGACCTTAACACTTTGGATCGAAAGTATTCGAAAGTTTCCTGAACGCTTACGTAATGAAATCGCTACGCTTTCGAAAAAGGATTTCAATAGATCCTACCGACCAAACGGCTGGACAATTACGCAATTGATCAATCATTGTGCGGATAGCCATATCAATAGTTTCGTTCGTTTCAAACTAGCCTTAACCGAAGATACGCCTACAATTAAAACCTATCAAGAGGATCTTTGGGCGGCGCTGGCAGATTCCAAGGATTTCCCGATCGAAAGCTCTTTAAAGATAATGGATGGCATACACGAACGATGGGCACACCTCTTGGCGAGTTTGACCGACGAAGATCTTAATCGAAGTTTCAGGCATCCTGAGACTGGCGAGCTGATTGATTTACGAACGAATATTGGCGTCTATGCATGGCACTGCAATCATCATCTCGCGCACATCATTAATGCGAAATCCGGAAAATACTAG
- a CDS encoding NAD(P)H-dependent glycerol-3-phosphate dehydrogenase, with the protein MSEQKTSIGVIGSGSWATAMIKMLTDNPKDKQVNWWVRKEEDIDYIKSYQHNPSYLSAVEIKLPESSLFIDAKKVIQESDIIILNTPAAYLEDALADVTVEDMQGKIIVSAIKGIIPSLKEIVGEYLVDRYSVSVDDVIVVGGPCHAEEVSLEKLSYLTFASKNTANAAFVAQFFQTHYIKTVISNDATGVEYGAVLKNIYALAGGICHGLGYGDNFQAVLISNAIREMEYFVDAIAPQDREINNSGYLGDLLVTAYSQFSRNRTFGTMIGKGYSVKSAQLEMNMVAEGYFASDCIQDIINRHHLQMPICNTVYDILYKNKSAVLAVKELADKLS; encoded by the coding sequence ATGAGTGAACAAAAGACGAGTATCGGTGTAATTGGTAGTGGAAGTTGGGCGACCGCCATGATCAAGATGCTGACCGACAACCCTAAAGATAAACAAGTCAATTGGTGGGTTCGCAAGGAAGAAGACATCGATTATATTAAATCCTATCAACATAATCCTTCCTACTTAAGCGCTGTTGAGATAAAGCTACCTGAAAGTAGCTTGTTCATCGACGCTAAAAAAGTCATTCAAGAATCGGATATTATCATTCTGAACACCCCTGCAGCATATCTGGAAGACGCGCTGGCAGATGTTACCGTGGAAGATATGCAGGGAAAAATTATTGTATCGGCAATTAAGGGTATCATCCCTTCCCTAAAAGAAATCGTTGGAGAATATCTTGTGGACCGTTATTCCGTTTCTGTTGATGATGTTATCGTGGTGGGTGGACCTTGCCATGCTGAGGAGGTTTCATTGGAAAAATTATCCTACTTAACCTTTGCTTCAAAGAATACGGCAAATGCAGCTTTTGTTGCGCAGTTTTTTCAAACCCATTATATCAAAACGGTTATTTCTAACGATGCCACGGGTGTAGAATATGGGGCAGTTCTCAAAAATATCTATGCATTGGCTGGGGGTATCTGTCATGGTTTAGGTTATGGCGATAATTTTCAGGCGGTATTAATATCGAATGCTATTCGCGAAATGGAATATTTCGTGGATGCGATAGCACCTCAGGATCGCGAAATCAATAACTCGGGATATTTAGGCGACTTATTAGTGACGGCTTATTCTCAATTTAGTCGTAACCGCACCTTCGGAACGATGATTGGTAAGGGCTACAGTGTAAAATCGGCACAGCTGGAGATGAACATGGTAGCGGAAGGCTATTTTGCTTCAGATTGCATTCAGGATATTATTAATAGGCATCATTTGCAAATGCCTATTTGTAATACGGTGTACGATATCTTATATAAGAATAAATCGGCTGTATTGGCCGTTAAAGAGTTAGCAGATAAATTATCATAG